Below is a genomic region from Ziziphus jujuba cultivar Dongzao chromosome 7, ASM3175591v1.
GTTGCTCTTCGGTATGTTAAATCCTTCTCTTTCTGGGTTCACTTTGATTTGATCTGAATTTACTCCAAATGTTTGGTAATTTTGGTTCTGTTAAATTGGTGTTTGCAGTGAAATTCGTAAGTACCAGAAGAGTACTGAGCTTCTAATCAGGAAGTTGCCATTCCAGAGGCTTGTTCGTGAAATTGCTCAGGACTTCAAGGTAAGGACTTTGGGTTAGTGTTTAATTGTGTATTATTGATTAATGAGGGGTGCTTGGTAGCaattgacccttttttttttttccctatctttttttggttttgtagacCGATTTGCGTTTCCAGAGCCATGCTGTGTTGGCTCTCCAGGAGGCAGCTGAGGCATACCTCGTGGGTCTGTTCGAGGACACCAATCTGTGTGCCATCCATGCCAAGCGTGTTACAATCATGCCCAAGGATATTCAGCTGGCTAGGCGGATCAGGGGTGAGCGTGCTTAAGCACGAGTAGCATGAAAGGTGGGGGGAATGGTGGCTGCATGGTGGTGAATTGATCAAATTTGTTGAATAGTTGTGGTTGAAAGAGGAGGTGTTTTGATTTCGTTATTTGATTATGTCAAAATGAATTAGGTATAGGTTAGGTAGGGGCAGTAGAAAGTGAATATGATGGTCAGTAGGCAAAGACAATTTAATATGATTGCCTTTGGGTTATGGTGGTGTGCGGTGATGGGTTGAATTTGTCTCAATAGAATGgaggaatttttatttgttgtctCTTCTTTTAATTTGTGTAATTTTGGAAGCAGCCACACTAATGGTGTTTAAAACAACTTAATATTGCATCTAATGTAGTTTAGTTTGTTATTGTTTTAGTATTTtgctcttttaatttgttgattgtTTAATGGAATCTGAATGGACAAAAAGCAgtgttctttttatttcttatctTATAAAAGTGTGGTAGCAGAACGCGTTGATGATGCGTGTTAAAGACGGCGTTTTGATTTGTGGGCTATGGGTGTTAGCCCTTCAGTGGGAAAGGGGGGTAACATTATGTTGCGTGTGATGGTGATTATGCTCTGCGCAAAAGCAAGTAGATTGCCTGACAAATGGATATTCGATGTTAGTGCATAAGTACGCAACTTTGATATTTCGACCCGTGAAGTTTATCAGCCTAAGCGTCGTGTGAGATTCCTTGTGAGAACGTGATGAATTCTAAGTTCAATTGGATGGCTATTTGAGTCAAATTTGGGTGCTTTGTCTAATGATTTTAATTGCTTAAATGTTCTTTGGACGTGGCAAAAATTAAGAGTGCGAAATTATCCGTCGCCTAATATGTCGGTTATGTAGATGGCCGAATTAGGATCCTAATTACTTGGTCAGGCGGTCAAATCGAATAtaataaagatttaaaatagATGTTGGTGGCTGTATTCGGCCCCCGGGTGACTTGAGGAGGCTTGTGATGCTTGGTTAAAATTCCAATCTTTGTGAGCCTCCTTTCATCAAAGTCGAGTAGGTGTTCTTTCCCTCGTCACTGCTGTCCACCATTCATTAAACTATTCTCAACTCAGGACGTATACGTTTGCAATGTCAAGATTGCAAATTTGTCGTGCTCTGGCAATATTGATGCTGCACGTCagttgtttgatgaaatgccaaCTAAGGATGTAGTACTTGGAACGCCATTCTCACTGGGTATTGGCAAAAAATGGCCGCTTTCCTGATGGCTTTTAAGAATGTGGTTTCTTGGAATCCCATGATTGCCGGTTGTGTGGAAAATGACAGGGTTGATGAAGCTTTACAGTACTTTCAAGAAATGCCAAGAGAGGAACATTGCTTCTTGGAATGCTACGATATCTGGTTTGTTGAAATATGATCTCCTTGAGGAAGCTGGAAGGCTTTTTTTTGCGGAGATACCAAGGAGAAATGTTATTTCTTATACTGCTATGCTGATGGTTATGCAAATACAGGTGAAATCGACAAGGCTCGATCTCTGTTAAATTGCATAAGACATAAGAATGCTGTTTCTTGGACCGTGATGATTAGTGAGTACGTGGAGAATGGGAAGTTTGATGAAGCAAAGAATTTGTACGAGCAGATGCCGGAGAAAAATGTTGTTGCCATGACAGCTATGATCACGGGATACTGTAAAGAGGGCAATATGAAATATGCAAGAATTTTGTTTGATGAGATTCAATGGAAGGATCGAGTCTCTTACAATTCAATGATAACAGGTACATTAAATGCAGTAACTCTCATTTTCACTAGAACCCTACATTTCCTTTTCGGAGTGTAGTAGGTAATTAGACCTGTTCTTATTCAATATACTTATAAGTGCATTTAAAGAATCCTGTAAGGAGAAACCATATGGGTTGGATAACCCCAAACCCCTATTCACATATGGGTGTTGCTAATTAAATCGTTGATAATTTTTTCCAGGCTGGACAATTTATGAGTATTGCATTTCCGCCCTCCCTCATATGCCTCCTCTGTTGATTACTGGTTATGCACAGAATGGGAATGGGGAGGAAGCACTGAAGTTTGCAACCTGATGAATGGACCCTTTCTTCAGTTTTTACTGCCTGTTCTAGTCTTGCAACATTGGAAGAAGGAAAAGAGGCTCATGGACTCGTTCTTAGATGTGAGTTGGAATAAAATGTCTCTGTTTGATTACAATGTATAGCAAATCTGGAGGGATCCTTGATTCTGAGTTTGCTTTCGTGCAAATTGAGAGTCGAGACATTGTTTCATGGAACACCATTATTGCTGCATTTGCACAGCATGGTTTATATGAGAAAGCTTTTGTATTTTTCAAGCAGATGGAATTGAGTGGCCATAAACCAATAATATAACTTTTCTTAATCGTCTATCTGCTTGTGATCATGCTGGGAAGGTTAGTGAGAGCATGGATTTGTTCGACTCGATGGTAAACAATTATGGCATTAGTCCAAAGTCTCAGCACTATGCTTGCTTGGTTGATATAGTGAGTCGATCAGGTCAGCTAGAGACAGCTTGCAATGTATCCTAACAATGCCATTTGAAGCAGACTCTGGAATTTAGGGTTCTCTTCTTGCAGCTTGCTGTCATGTTATCTAACATTTATGCATCTGCTAAAAAGTGGAGGGATGTTACAAGAGTTGGAATTCAGATGAATGAACAAGGAGTCAAGAAGCAACGTGCTTGTAGTTGGAGGTTAGGAACAAAGTGCATATTTTTCTGGGAGGGGATATATCTCATCCTGATATTGACAATATTCATTTAGAGCTTAAGAGAATCAGTTTGCATATGAGGGCTGTGGATGGTATTTCAGATGCTTCTATGTGAAGCTGATTTGCTGATCTATAGTGAGTTCAGATTTCCTGTTGAACATTTCAGAAGATATGAATTTGTAGTTGAGTTGAATATGATAAATAGAATTAGATGAAAGGGGAGAACACGAGACCTCTGGTCAAGAAAAGTATTAGCTTTATTGGAGCCTTGTGATGAATACTTAATAAGACAGTTAATGAAAATGGGCATGCATATATTGGATTGCTAAAGATTTATGATATTGGATTGCTCTATGAATCTTTCGGTTTGTAGGTTTGACCGCCAATTTTGAACTGAGGTTGGATTGCATTATGAGATAGGCTTTTGTCATCCCATCTATCATGTAAAGgtgaaaactaaatatatactTGAGTAAGAagaattgaagaaacaaagacccacaacattattattattattatttttattttctgataaatatatatgtatgatatgTTTTGAAAACCTTAATCTTATAGTCTTGCATAAATTGTTAAATATAAACATCAATGTCCAGGTGAGAACGCTAAAAGGGAATGAAGAAAAAATGGTTGGTAATCTTCTTCTTATAaaacattttgatatttatttttctaatttgccAACTCCAAAAAAACACGGTTTTAGACACTCGGTTATTGTTCAATTCTAATTTgctaaaaaaattggaaaagtacaagattttgaatttcagatAAAGTCAAACCCTCAATTTTGACTCCAATCCGATATGTATTGGGTAGTTTGTTGTAGCAACCTGCGAGGACCTTGTCAGCCGGCTGTGGCGAGAGGGACCGAGTGGTCAAAACAGATAACAGAAAACTGAAAGAAAAAACATTTGGATGTTCTCGTAATAAAGCCATGAGACAAAGGACAATATCgtccattcaaaaaaaaagaaaaaggggaaaaaaaaaaagaaagtaacatCTGTTCCCACGCCTGCCAAAATTCCAAAGCATTGCCACTTCTGCTGGAATTTGGCCGTCGCTTGTTTCAGTGGGAAACCCGCCAATTTCGGACTCTTCTCTCACTATCtctaatttttgtgtttttctttcaaTCTTTTACCGACTTTCtaaatatagaaattaatactaataataaataataataaaaacaacaaaatcatgttttttatttttttatttttttaatttttttaaaccaatactctgtttttctttgcactattttcttgaccatttcaattaaatttccaaGCTTTTCCTGTGTAGTTTGtatttgttaataaattattatttatttatttatctttcttttcggttagtttcttttttttttttattttttccccgtCTTTTTAGCCTCTTACATTTTCGGTTAAGTTCTGTTTTCTCTTTCATGTTTTCGTTTCTCTAGAAACTATTATTCTGGTTACTCAAAtgcctttctttttgttttttgttttttggcttcTGTTTTTTTCTATCTGGGTTCTGTTGGGTATACCAAAGGAAGATTCTTCATTGATTATATCTAATACCAAGAATTCAATCCAAATCTTCCAAAATTCTAGCAAATCAAATTCCAAGTTTCTTAAAAGCTGCTCTACATCTATCAAAGGTACtaattcacattatcaattttcttttatcttttaattatccttttttttctctctcttttttttttttttttttttttttaatgaaaatgattACCCTTTTGATTgaatttaacatataaattgACTTTGACTGGATTCTAATTCATGGGTTGGAATTAAATATCTATTACAATGATGGGATTTCATTAATTTTGTGCAATGAAAAAGGAACTTTGATAGAGATTTGAAGATGCAGCAACAAATGGGACAGCTTGATGACGAGCTCAAGAAGATGGAGGACAAACTTTATGTAGTAGAGGAAGAAAGAGATCGAGCACTTGCAGAGCTTAGATCAATGAAAAAGATGGCGGATGAGGAGGCCAACAAGAGAAAACGTGATGAACAATCTGCTCAGAAGGCTCTGGAGATGCAAAACTCCATGAAGGAAATGCTATCGGAGGCAAAAGAAGAATTGAAAACCAAAGAGAAAATCATCAACTCTCTGAAACTCGAGCTCCAAAAATCCAATGAAATGGAGCTCAAACTATCAGAGAAAGATATCTCATTGAACAGCTTGAAAGATCAGCTTGCCATAGCCAAATCCTCTGAGTCCAATGCATTGGCTTTGTTATCTGAAAGAGAGAAACATATACATGAATTGGAAGCAGAAGTAGAGAATGGTAAAAAAGCAGAGGCGAAAATACTCGATTCCTTGATGAACCAGACAGAGCAGCTTGAAGAAACAAGAATTTTGCTACAAGAATCGAAAACCGAGATCAAGTCTCTCCTTCAAAAggttgaaaatttggaaaactcTCAAAATTCTCATGACGACTCTGAGCTTCAATCGGCGAAAGAAAAGCTGTCCAACTCCGAAAAGGCCGAGAAACTTGCTTGGGAGAAGACCAAGACTTTGATCGAggaaatgaatttgatgaagaacgAATTGAGAGCGGCGAAGGAAGCTGAAGAAAACAGCAAAAAAGCATTGGATGATCTAGCATTGGCTTTAAAAGAAGTTGCTACAGAAGCTAATCAGGTGAAAGAGAAACTCGGTTTAGCACAGGCAGAGCTAGATCATTCAAGAGGAGAAGAAGATCGTCTATCATTGATATTGAAAAGCACTGAAGAGAAATTCAAAGTATTGTTGGATGAAGCCAGAAAAGAAGCCGAACTCTATAGGAATACCGCAGAGAGGTTGAGATCAGAAGCTGAAGAAACACTTCTTGCTTGGAATGGCAAAGAAACTGGCTTGGTTGATTGCATAAAGAGAGCTGAAGAAGAAAGGTATGAAGCGCAACAAGAAAGTATTAGATTGCATGAGATGCTGAATGAAGCCGAGAAGAAGTCGATTGCGGCGAAGGAAGAGAATAACAAGCTGAGGGATATACTCAAGCAGGCATTGAATGAAGCAAGTGTTGCCAAAAATGCTTCAGGGATTGCTAAGGAAGAGAATTCCCAACTCAAAGATATCATCGCTGAGAAAGACAGGAACTTGAATTTTCTCACTCAGGAAAATGAGAATTTCCGGATGAATGAAGCTGCAGCTCTTGAGAACATCAAGGAGTTGAAAAGGTTGCTGTTTGAAGCAACAATGATGGagaatgataacaataataacaacaagaaggaaaaggagaaaCCGCCTTTGAAGGATTCGAGGAAGGAGGAGAAGGAGAAAACACATTCAAAGGAGATGAAGAAGGAGGATCAAAAGGAAGGTGGACACGGTAATAAATTGAAGGCAAGTAATTTAGTAgacaaggaagaaaaagaacctGGAGAGTATAAACCAGGTAAAACTGTGAGTTTGAATATCAGTGAGGCACTTATGAAAGGATCAATATTTGGTAATGCAGATACCCCAAAATCCGAAATAATAGATCATCATATTCAGAGAAGCAAGACTACTGTATTGAATGGTGATGAAGGAGAAACGGATCATTCAGATCATGATTCTGATCATGATCAGAACCTAGATGAAAACCATTCTGATCATGAACATGAccatgatcatgatcatgatgCAGAGAATGAGAGaagcaatagaaaaaagaaagcattGATTTGGAGATTTGGTGATCTTCTAAAGAAAAGAAGTACACATGGCCACAGAAAGGAACCGCCATTTGAATAGACTATAAATCTTGTATTTGCTGTAACCACATGTAAATTTTGTTACCAAAAAGTAGCATACTTGTAGTAGAAATTTGAAATACAAATATTGTTTGGTTATCACCGTACTTATTGGTTCTgttcttgtttttaatttttggtaaagAACTGCATACTGaaagtgagagaaaaaaaaaaaaaaatgggaatacAATGATTGTTTGGTTATCACAGTACTTATTGGTTTCTGTtcctgtttttaatttttggtgtgagaaaaaaaaaaattgggaagcTTTCACTGAACGTATCAAAGCCTGGTTTCAATCCAGGGGGACCTGTGGGTTATGGGCCCACCACGCTTCCACTGCGCCAGTTTGATTCGGTGATGTGTTATTTCAATGAACTTCTTAATACGCCTCGTTGTACATCAAATCCAAATTTTCTTCGTCAGCGTAAAAGTCTTCTATATTTCGTTCacaggtattattattattatttttttgtttttggttttacaGGCTTATggctattatttattatttactcaAACAA
It encodes:
- the LOC107425309 gene encoding histone H3.3, yielding MARTKQTARKSTGGKAPRKQLATKAARKSAPTTGGVKKPHRYRPGTVALREIRKYQKSTELLIRKLPFQRLVREIAQDFKTDLRFQSHAVLALQEAAEAYLVGLFEDTNLCAIHAKRVTIMPKDIQLARRIRGERA
- the LOC107425307 gene encoding WEB family protein At3g02930, chloroplastic translates to MQQQMGQLDDELKKMEDKLYVVEEERDRALAELRSMKKMADEEANKRKRDEQSAQKALEMQNSMKEMLSEAKEELKTKEKIINSLKLELQKSNEMELKLSEKDISLNSLKDQLAIAKSSESNALALLSEREKHIHELEAEVENGKKAEAKILDSLMNQTEQLEETRILLQESKTEIKSLLQKVENLENSQNSHDDSELQSAKEKLSNSEKAEKLAWEKTKTLIEEMNLMKNELRAAKEAEENSKKALDDLALALKEVATEANQVKEKLGLAQAELDHSRGEEDRLSLILKSTEEKFKVLLDEARKEAELYRNTAERLRSEAEETLLAWNGKETGLVDCIKRAEEERYEAQQESIRLHEMLNEAEKKSIAAKEENNKLRDILKQALNEASVAKNASGIAKEENSQLKDIIAEKDRNLNFLTQENENFRMNEAAALENIKELKRLLFEATMMENDNNNNNKKEKEKPPLKDSRKEEKEKTHSKEMKKEDQKEGGHGNKLKASNLVDKEEKEPGEYKPGKTVSLNISEALMKGSIFGNADTPKSEIIDHHIQRSKTTVLNGDEGETDHSDHDSDHDQNLDENHSDHEHDHDHDHDAENERSNRKKKALIWRFGDLLKKRSTHGHRKEPPFE